The DNA segment gttaggggttgaggtGAGGTTAGGGGTCTGGGTTTAGCGTCAGTGGAGGAGAAGGGTTAGGGGTCTGGGTTTAGCGTCAGGGGTTGgggttgagggttaggggttaggggttagagggttagggggttaggggtctggggtctggggttaggggttaggggttaggggttaggggtctggggttaggggttaggggttagggtctggGGTTAGcgtctaggggttaggggttagggttagggtctggggttaggggttaggttagggtctgggtttagccggttgagggttaggggttaggggtctaggggttagggttagaggttagggttaggggttaggggttagggttaggggtctgGGTTTAGCGTCAGGGGTGAGGTTAGGTTAGGGGTCTGGGTTTAGcgccaggggttagggttaggggttaggggtcaggggttagggttaggggttaggggtctggggttaggggttagggggttaggggttaggggtctgggtttagcgttaggggttaggagagttaggggttagaggttaggggttaggggttaggggttaggggttagaggttagggttaggggttaggggttagggttagggtctgggttTAGCGCAAGAAGAAGTGTTAGGGTCTGGGTTTAgcgctagggttagggttagggggttaggggtctgggtttagcgtcaggttaggttagggttaggggttaggggtctgggtttagcgtcaggggttaggggttaggggttaggggttaggggtctgggCAGTGACAGGTGATAGCAGCGGCAGCAGCTAGGGAGCAGTAAAGGCAAGTGATGCTGCGAAGCGTTTCAGTGAGACTTCCTCATAACCAACCAATCAGGTCATCAGCCTGCTGCGTCTAGCTGCATGTAGCTCAGGGGAGGAGCCAGGGGAGGAGCCATGGGTGGAGCCAGGGGAGGAGCCGGGGGTGGAGCCAGGGGAGGGGCCAGGGGAGGGGCCGGGGGAGGGGCCAGGGGTGGGGGCAGGGGAGGGGCCAGGGGAAGAGCCAGGGGTGGCGCCAGGGGAGGAGCCAGGGGTGGCGCCAGGGGAGGAGCCAGGGGTGGCACCAAAGACCGACCAGTTAAAGGCTGTCTGGCAGCCCAAACACGTAAAGGCTTCAGCCTCCATGAAAATCACAGGGATCACAATAAAACAGCAATAAGACCATTACACATGTGTTATAACAGATGTTACAATGTGTTATAACAGATGTTACAATGTGTTATAACAGATGTTACAATGTGTTATAACGGATGTTACAACGTGTTATAACGGATGTTACAACGTGTTATAACAGATGTTACAACGTGTTATAACGGATGTTACAACGTGTTATAACAGATGTTACAACGTGTTATAACAGATGTTACAATGTGTTATAACGGTGTTATAGAAGGATGAGAATGATAAAGGATCATGTCCACAGACTGCTCTACCTGAGAAAACCCTTTTACATACATACACTCTTAACTCTCCCATGTCATGCTCATATCATAGACATCATACCACACATGTTAATAGACTGTAGCAGAAACCCAGTGGATTCAGAACCATAGACATGTTAATAGACTGTAGCAGAAACCCAGTGGATTCAGAACCATAGAAATGTTAATAGACTGTAGCAGAAACCCAGTGGATTCAGAACCATAGACATGTTAATAGACTGTAGCAGAAACCCAGTGGATTCAGAACCATAGACATGTTAATAGactgtagcagacagacagaggattcAGAACCATAGACATGTTAATAGACTgtagcagacagacagtggaTTCAGAACCATAGACATGTTAATAGACTgtagcagacagacagtggaTTCAGAACCATATACATGTTAATAGACTgtagcagacagacagtggaTTCAGAACCATAGACATGTTAATAGACTGTAGCAGAAACCCAGTGGATTCAGAACCATAGACATGTTAACAGACTGTAGCAGAAACCCAGTGGATTCAGAACCATAGACATGTTAATAGACTGTAGCAGAAACCCAGTGGATTCAGAACCATAGACATGTTAATAGACTGTAGCAGAAACCCAGTGGATTCAGAACCATAGACATGTTAATAGACTgtagcagacagacagtggaTTCAGAACCATAGACATGTTAATAGACTgtagcagacagacagtggaTTCAGAACCATAGACATGTTAATAGACTgtagcagacagacagtggaTTCAGAACCATAGACATGTTAATAGACTGTAGCAGAAACCCAGTGGATTCAGAACCATAGACATGTTAATAGACTGTAGCAGAAACCCAGTGGATTCAGAACCATAGACATGTTAATAGACTGTAGCAGAAACCCAGTGGATTCAGAACCATAGACATGTTAATAGACTgtagcagacagacagtggaTTCAGAACCATAGACATGTTAATAGACTGTAGCAGAAACCCAGTGGATTCAGAACCATAGACATGTTAATAGACTGTAGCAGAAACCCAGTGGATTCAGAACCATAGACATGTTAATAGACTGTAGCAGAAACCCAGTGGATTCAGAACCATAGACATGTTAATAGACTGTAGCAGACAGACAGTGGGTTCAGAACCATAGACATGTTAATAGACTGTAGCAGAAACCCAGTGGATTCAGAACCATAGACATGTTAATAGACTGTAGCAGAAACCCAGTGGATTCAGAACCATAGACATGTTAATAGACTGTAGCAGAAACCCAGTGGATTCAGAACCATAGACATGTTAATAGACTgtagcagacagacagtggaTTCAGAACCATAGACATGTTAATAGACTGTAGCAGAAACCCAGTGGATTCAGAACCATAGACATGTTAATAGACTGTAGCAGAAACCCAGTGGATTCAGAACCATAGACATGTTAATAGACTgtagcagacagacagtggaTTCAGAACCATATACATGTTAATAGACTGTAGCAGAAACAGTGGATTCAGATCCATATACGTGGGATCCAGCTGGTGATTCAACACAATGTGAACACACTCCCACTCTCCCTGGAAGTCAGTGCAAGATCTCATCTGTTCCAAAGTACCCACAAATGTTGTAGCTGGAATCAAAGATACTGTATTAGCACCCCAGGTATTGTCCTCTACAACATTGttgtactgttgaactgttgatAACGCAGAAAACCCATTCAGACAATCCATATCTGAATGTTTCAATGCAGTTTCAATGCATGTCATCCTCAGAAATGTAACGTCAATAGTTAAACCCCGTTTCCCTCCCCTCCTGTCAGACGAAGGTGTTGGGAGGGTTGGCTCTGATTGATAGTTAAACcccgtctccctccctgcctgtcagACGAAGGTGTTGGGAGGGTTGGCTCTGATTGATAGTTAAACCccgtctccctcccctcctgtcaGACCAAGGTGTTGGGAGGGTTGGCTCTGATTGATAGTTAAACCCCGTTTCCCTCCCCTCCTGTCAGACGAAGGTGTTGGGAGGGTTGGCTCTGATTGATAGTTAAACCccgtctccctcccctcctgtcaGACGAAGGTGTTGGGAGGGTTGGCTCTGATTGATAGTTAAACCCCGTTCCTCCCCGCCTGTCAGACGAAGGTGTTGGGAGGGTTGGCTCTGATTGATAGTTAAACCCCGTTTCCCTCCCCTCCTGTCAGACGAAGGTGTTGGGAGGGTTGGCTCTGATTGATAGTTAAACCCCGTTTCCCTCCCCGCCTGTCAGACGAAGGTGTTGGGAGGGTTGGCTCTGATTGATAGTTAAACCCCGTTTCCCTCCCCGCCTGTCAGACGAAGGTGTTGGGAGGGTTGGCTCTGATTGATAGTTAAACCccgtctccctcccctcctgtcaGACGAAGGTGTTGGGAGGGTTGGCTCTGATTGATAGTTAAACCCCGTTTCCCCCCCCGCCTGTCAGACGAAGGTGTTGGGAGGGTTGGCTCTGATTGATAGTTAAACCccgtctccctcccctcctgtcaGACGAAGGTGTTGGGAGGGTTGGCTCTGATTGATAGTTAAACCCCGTTTCCCTCCCCGCCTGTCAGACGAAGGTGTTGGGAGGGTTGGCTCTGATTGGCCAGGCCAGCTTCTTCTCCTTGGCCTCGCGGTCAAACGTGTCGTAGACTGAGTCGTTGGTGTGCGTCGTCTTGGTCGCCACGGGGATGTCCACCACGCCCACGTAGTTCTTCTTGGCCACGCGGGAGCTGGCGGTGACGGTGTAGGCGTTGCTACGGTAACACTTCATAGAGGACGTGCAGAAGGTCTCCCTCATGCCGCGTCTGAAGTTAGCGTTGTACGCGGAGTAGAGCAAGGGTTTGGAGGCGGTGGCGCTGAACGACACCCAGACCACACAGCAGAACACTAGCGCCCCCTGTCTGCCGGGGCTCGGGGCCTCGCTGGGGTGCCACAGCTGGACCACGTAGAACGGAGTCCAGGTGAGGAGAAACACCACGTTCAGCACGAGAAACATCTTGATGGTCTTCACTTTAGTCCTGGGGACGATGTTGGTGGTTCTCCTGACCGTGTGTCCATCTGCGCCGATCCTCCAGATGTATCGGACCACGCGCCGGTAGAACCACACAATGAGGACACCTGGGACCAGGAACCCCAGGAGCAGGTGGGCGGAACCGTACGCCACGCCGTCCCAGCTTCCCGCCGGCAGGAAGAAGTCACAGTGCCCGCCCCCGTCCGCCGCCGCCGCCGCCTCCGAGCCGTAGAAGAAAAAGCAGGGGGAGACGAAGGCGGCGTCCAACAGCCAGGAGGCCAGGATCATCCGCTTGGCTTTCTCCCGGGACACCTTGAAGCTTAGCGGGTACACGATGGTGTAGAACCGGTCCACACAGATGGACAGCAGGACATACACCTGGACACCGGGACACAGGTGTTGCAGGTAGCGGACAGCCTTACAGGCGACGGCGCTGAGAGGCCAGCCCCCGCAGGTCACCTGGAGGAGGATGAAGGGAGCGCAGCCCAGGGACAGCAACAGGTCAGCGCAGGCCATGGACACCACAAAGTAGTTAGTGGTGGACTGGCTCCTCCTGCTGCGGTGGATCACCACACACACTAGAGCATTACCCAGGATGGAGACCAGCCACAGGAGACTGAACACCAGCCCCAGAACAGCCACCTCCGCTGGGGTGAGTTCATACGACACCTGGGTGGTGTTCCAGAGgccggaggaggaagaggaggaggagagggcatcGCGGTTACAGAGGAAGGGTGTGGCTGAGCTGGTGTTGTCCCTGTCTGAGAGGTTAAAGGTCATGGGGAGGgtaaaggagggggagaggagggacaggagggagggcTTGATGCTGTCTGTTGATTGGGCGTACACCATGGCTGCTATCGGTACTGCACCACAGGAGAGCTgcagagacaaacacacaaacaagatGTTGTGAGAAGGAGGAGACATGGAAAACATACAAAACAGTAGGTCCTAAATAATACCTTAAGCACTGTATATGATATATACCAATATGGAAGAGGACGTTCATGGAAATAAGATACTTACActgcttcggaaagtattcacaccccttgactttttccacattttgttgtgtgaattaaaaatggattaaaatgaATTACATCCagatttgtgtcactggcctacacacaattatgtttttagacatttttacaaactaattaaaaatgaaaatctgaaatgtcttgagtcaataattattcaacccctttgttatggccgagcctaaataagttcaggagtaaacaatgttcttaacaagtcacataataagttgcatggactctgtgtgcaataacagtgtttaacatgatttttgaatgactacctcatctctgtacccacacatacaattatctgtaaggtccctcagtcgagcagtgaatttcaaacacagattcaagcacaaagaccagggaggttttccaatgcctcgcaaagaaggatgGGTAAAAAATTtcataaataaaaagcagacattgaatatccctttgagcatggtgaagttattaattacacgttggatggtgtatcaatacacccagtcactacaaaataaataataatgttttattgtcacatacaccagaaaggtgcagtgaaatgtgttgttttacaaggTCAGCCACAGGAGCACGGCGCTCCTGGAgcaaattagagttaagtgccttgcacaagggcacatcaacagatacagatgcaggcgtccttcctaactcagttgccggagaggaaggaaactgctcagggatttcaccatgaggccaatggtgactttaaaccaGCTACAGAGTTTAAAGgccgtgataggagaaaactgaggatggatcaacagcattgtagttactccacaatactaacctaaatgacagtgtgaaaagaaggaagcctgtacagaatattccAAAACACGCTTCCTGTTTGCAttaaagcactaaagtaaaactgcaaaaaataatgtggcaaagaaattaactttatgtcctggaTACAAAGTGttctgtttggggcaaatccaacacatcacatcactgagtaccacgcgtcatatttccaagcatggtggtggctgcatcatgttatgggtatgcctaTTATcgggcaaggactagggagtttttcaggatagaaagaaacggaatagggtaaaatcctagaggaaaacctggttcagtctgctttccaacagacaccgggagacaaattcacctttcagcaggacaataacctaaaacacaaggccaaatgtacactggagttgctcaccaagattacattaaatgttcctgagtggcctagttacagttttgacttaaattgtcttgtaaatctatggcaagacttgaaaatggctgtcttgcaatgatcaacaaccaatttgacagagcttgaagaataaaaaaataaaaataatgtgcagatattgtacaatccaggtgtgcaaagctcttagagacttacccagaaagactcacagctgtaatcgctgccaaaggggattctaacatgtattgactcagggggttgaacacttatgtacatttcaatacatttggaaatatttctaaaaaacttgttttcactttgtcattatggggtattgtgtgtagatgggagatttttatttatttaacccatttagaattcaggcgctaacaacaaaatgtggaataagtcaaggggtacgaatactttctgaaggcactgtaactcatCTTCCCAGGTTTATAGATTATattctaacatttacatttacatttttagtcatttagcagacgctcttatccagagccacttacagttagtgagtgcatacattatttttttaacctGAGGAAGGATCAGTCCTGAACTGCCCTGATCTGAGGACGTCTGtgagatgctgtgtgtgtgtgtgtgtttgtctgtgtgtgtgtgtgtgtgtgtgtttgtctgtgtgttcgtgtgtgtgtgtgtgtgtttgtctgtgtgtgtgcttgtctgtgtgtttgtctgtgtgtgtgtgtgtgtgtgtgtgtctgtgtctccttGGAAAGATCAAGATGTGTTTGTAGCAAGAGGAAACCGAGGCGAGCTCCCTACATTTCATAATGGTGAGAAGGAACATCGTCATTATTGACAAGGCCTCAGGAAGAAGAGCAGTCCTTGGGCTCTACGatggtctctcgctctctgtggtcAAACAGTCAGAACACTCTATATGGTGAGAGGCTCATATTCAAAAACACTCAGTGGTCTGACAATGGCTTTCCTTGGGCCCTAcggtctctctctgtgctccctGACAAAGAGGagctgtgttgaggggatggcttaatgggtgatagagggactgtgttgaggggatggcttaatgggtgatagagggactgtgatgggggcttaatgggtgatagagggactgtgttgaggggatggcttaatgggtgatagagggactgtgttgaggggatggcttaatgggtgatagagagactgtgttgaggggatggcttaatgggtgatagagggactgtgttgaggggatggcttaatgggttatagagggactgtgttgaggggcttaatgggtgatagaggagctgtgttgaggggatggcttaatgggtgatagagagactgtgttgaggggatggcttaatgggtgatagagggactgtgttgaggggcttaatgggtgatagagggactgtgttgaggggcttaatgggtgatagagggactgtgttgaggggatggcttaatgggtgatagagagactgtgttgaggggatggcttaatgggttatagagggactgtgttgaggggcttaatgggtgatagaggagctgtgttgaggggatggcttaatgggtgatagagagactgtgttgaggggatggcttaatgggtgatagagggactgtgttgaggggcttaatgggtgatagagggactgtgttgaggggcttaatgggtgatagagggactgtgttgaggggatggcttaatgggtgatagagggactgtgttgaggggcttaatgggtgatagaggaactgtgttgaggggatggcttaatgggtgatagagggactgtgttgaggggcttaatgggtgataaaggaactgtgttgaggggatggcttaatgggttatagagggactgtgttgaggggatggcttaatgggtgatagagggactgtgttgaggggatggcttaatgggtgatagagggactgtgttgaggggatggcttaatgggtgatagagagactgtgttgaggggatggcttaatgggtgatagagggaatgtgttgaggggatggcttaatgggtgatagagggaccgtGTTGaggggcttaatgggtgatagagggactgtgttgaggggcttaatgggtgatagaggaactgtgttgaggggatggcttaatgggtgatagagggactgtgttgaggggcttaatgggtgataaagGAACTGTGTTGAGGGGgctggcttaatgggtgatagagggactgtgttgaggggatggttaatgggtgatagagggactgtgttgaggggatggcttaatgggtgatagagggactgtgttgaggggatggcttaatgggtgatagagagaCCGTGTTGAGGGATGGCtgaatgggtgatagagggactgtgttgaggggatggcttaatgggtgatagagggactgtgttgagggggcttaatgggtgatagagagactgtgttgagggggatggcttaatgggtgatagaggaactgtgttgaggggatggcttaatgggtgatagagggactgtgttgaggggatggcttaatgggtgatagagggactgtgttgaggggcttaatgggtgatagaggacctgtgttgaggggatggcttaatgggtgatagagggactgtgttgaggggatggcttaatgggtgatagagggactgtgttgaggggatggcttaatgggtgatagaggaactgtgttgaggggatggcttaatgggtgatagaggaactgtgttgaggggatggcttaatgggtgatagagggactgtgttgaggggatggcttaatgggtgatagaggacctgtgttgaggggatggcttaatgggtgatagaggaactgtgttgaggggatggcttaatgggtgatagagggactgtgttgaggggatggcttaatgggtgatagagagactgtgttgaggggatggctgaatgggtgatagagggactgtgttgaggggatggcttaatgggtaatagagggactgtgttgaggggcttaatgggtgatagagagactgtgttgaggggatggcttaatgggtgatagaggaactgtgttgaggggatgtcttaatgggtgatagagggactgtgttgaggggatggcttaatgggtgatagagggactgtgttgaggggctggcttaatgggtgatagagggactgtgttgaggggatggcttaatgggtgatagaggaactgtgttgaggggatggcttaatgggtgatagaggcgCTGTGTTGAgaggatggcttaatgggtgatagagggactgtgttgaggggcttaatgggtgatagagggactgtgttgaggggatggcttaatgggtgatagagggactgtgttgaggggatggcttaatgggtgatagagggactgtgttgaggggcttaatgggtgatagagagactgtgttgaggggatggcttaatgggtgatagagggactgtgttgaggggcttaatgggtgatagagagactgtgttgaggggatggcttaatgggtgatagagggactgtgttgaggggatggcttaatgggtgatagagggactgtgttgaggggatggcttaatgggtgatagagggactgtgttgaggggatggcttaatgggtgatagagggactgtgttgaggggcttaatgggtgatagagagactgtgttgaggggatggcttaatgggtgatcgAGGGACTGTGTTGatgggatggcttaatgggtgatagagggactgtgttgaggggcttCATGGGTGATAGAGAGACTGTGTTGAGGgtatggcttaatgggtgatagagggactgtgttgaggggatggcttaatgggtgatagagggactgtgttgaggggatggcttaatgggtgatagagggactgtgttgaggggatggcttaatgggtgatagaggaacTGTGTTGaggggcttaatgggtgatagagggactgtgttgaggggatggcttaatgggtgatagagggactgtgttgaggggatggcttaatgggtgatagagggactgtgttgaggggcttaatgggtgatagaggaactgtgttgaggggatggcttaatgggtgatagaggaactgtgttgaggggatggcttaatgggtgatagagggactgtgttgaggggatggcttaatgggtgatagagggactgtgttgaggggatggcttaatgtgtgatagagggactgtgttgaggggatggcttaatgggtgatagagggactgtgttgaggggatggcttaatgggtgatagagggactgtgttgaggggcttaatgggtgatagagagaatgtgttgaggggatggcttaatgggtgatagaggaactgtgttgaggggatggcttaatgggtgatcgagggactgtgttgaggggatggcttaatgggtgatcgagggactgtgttgaggggatggcttaatgggtgatagagggactgtgttgaggggctggcttaatgggtgatagagggactgtgttgaggggatggcttaatgggtgatagagagactgtgttgaggggatggctgaatgggtgatagagggactgtgttgaggggatggcttaatgggtaataga comes from the Coregonus clupeaformis isolate EN_2021a unplaced genomic scaffold, ASM2061545v1 scaf0276, whole genome shotgun sequence genome and includes:
- the LOC121564831 gene encoding probable G-protein coupled receptor 19; this encodes MVYAQSTDSIKPSLLSLLSPSFTLPMTFNLSDRDNTSSATPFLCNRDALSSSSSSSGLWNTTQVSYELTPAEVAVLGLVFSLLWLVSILGNALVCVVIHRSRRSQSTTNYFVVSMACADLLLSLGCAPFILLQVTCGGWPLSAVACKAVRYLQHLCPGVQVYVLLSICVDRFYTIVYPLSFKVSREKAKRMILASWLLDAAFVSPCFFFYGSEAAAAADGGGHCDFFLPAGSWDGVAYGSAHLLLGFLVPGVLIVWFYRRVVRYIWRIGADGHTVRRTTNIVPRTKVKTIKMFLVLNVVFLLTWTPFYVVQLWHPSEAPSPGRQGALVFCCVVWVSFSATASKPLLYSAYNANFRRGMRETFCTSSMKCYRSNAYTVTASSRVAKKNYVGVVDIPVATKTTHTNDSVYDTFDREAKEKKLAWPIRANPPNTFV